One Chanodichthys erythropterus isolate Z2021 chromosome 10, ASM2448905v1, whole genome shotgun sequence DNA segment encodes these proteins:
- the s1pr4 gene encoding sphingosine 1-phosphate receptor 4, with amino-acid sequence MEVLRSFSSASSCPDMYNWTSNNLILGHYNFTGRLQHRKPSKSGISAVTVLFLCFSVFIILENLMVLLAVLFRMRMRRRWIFICIANIALSDLLTGSAYVVNIYMSGERTFKLSPVLWLFREGLLFVALAASIFSLLLIAVERYATMMKPVHQKTATKTYRIYIMVGLCWITALIIGFLPLMGWNCVCDLKSCSTLLPLYSKGYILFALVIFFIILLTIGALYFAIYCHVRSSTEVTSVRKCKRSLRLLKAVISIVGVFMVCWGPLFVLLLVDFFCYSRNCSTLFNPEWVIALAVLNSAMNPLIYSFGSLELRKAIASLLCCCCLKAGLCDPKTFMSKETSSTSGSRHSSLRNSFSKVRNLSTSPPPELRNGKKTRLSSTTSCLSASSG; translated from the coding sequence ATGGAGGTCCTACGTTCTTTCAGCTCCGCCTCTTCCTGCCCAGACATGTACAACTGGACTAGCAACAATCTCATCCTGGGGCATTACAACTTCACAGGGCGGCTCCAACACCGCAAGCCCTCGAAGAGCGGCATCAGCGCCGTCACCGTCTTGTTCCTGTGCTTCAGCGTCTTCATCATCCTGGAGAACCTGATGGTGCTGTTGGCAGTGCTCTTCCGCATGCGCATGCGTCGTCGCTGGATATTCATCTGCATCGCCAACATCGCACTGAGCGACCTGTTGACGGGATCCGCCTACGTGGTCAACATCTACATGTCCGGCGAACGCACCTTCAAATTAAGCCCAGTTCTGTGGTTGTTCCGTGAAGGACTTTTGTTTGTAGCCTTGGCGGCGTCCATATTCAGCCTGCTCTTGATTGCCGTCGAGCGCTATGCCACTATGATGAAGCCTGTCCACCAGAAAACCGCCACAAAGACTTACCGAATCTACATAATGGTGGGGCTGTGCTGGATAACAGCCTTAATAATTGGCTTCCTTCCACTGATGGGCTGGAACTGCGTTTGCGACCTGAAAAGTTGCTCTACACTTCTCCCGCTCTACTCCAAGGGCTACATCTTGTTCGCCCTAGTCATCTTCTTCATAATCCTGCTCACAATTGGCGCACTTTATTTTGCAATCTACTGCCACGTCCGCAGCAGCACAGAGGTGACCTCAGTACGCAAATGCAAGCGTTCGCTGCGCCTCCTGAAGGCTGTCATCTCCATCGTGGGAGTCTTCATGGTGTGTTGGGGACCTTTGTTCGTCCTCCTGTTGGTGGACTTCTTCTGCTACTCTCGCAATTGCAGTACGCTCTTCAATCCCGAATGGGTCATCGCCCTAGCCGTGCTCAACTCCGCCATGAACCCGCTCATTTACTCGTTCGGCAGCCTGGAGCTGCGGAAAGCCATCGCGTCGCTCCTGTGCTGCTGCTGTCTGAAGGCGGGACTGTGCGACCCCAAGACTTTCATGTCCAAGGAGACCTCCAGCACTTCAGGGAGTCGACACAGCAGTTTGCGCAACAGCTTCAGCAAGGTGCGAAACCTGAGCACCAGCCCTCCACCCGAACTGAGGAACGGCAAGAAAACACGCCTCAGCTCCACCACTTCTTGTTTATCTGCATCAAGTGGTTAG